The Hymenobacter sp. DG01 sequence CAATAAGCAGAGCCACCGTGAGCGGGATGCGAACCAGCACCACAGGCCAGGTAACGGGCCAGATGTGCCGCCGCAGTAGCTGCCAGTCGGAGAGGCCGGCCGCGCGGGCAGCTTCTACGTAGGTTTGCTCCCGGGCCTGCAGGGTAGCCGCCCGCATCAGGCGGGCGGGGGTAGTCCAGCAAGTCAGCGTCATCAGCAATACGAGGCCGCCTACAGACGGCCGCTGAACGGCTGCTACCAGTAGCACCAGAATCAACAGCGGTACAGAGTCAAGCAACACAATCAGGCCCGTTACGAGAGCATCCGCTGGCAGAAGCCAGGGGCGCCGGCCCCACGGCGTGCGGTGCAAGGCCCACCCCAGCAGAGCCCCGGCGGCCAACAGCCCACCGAAGCCCGCGGCGCCCCAAGCAAGCAGCGGTGCGGCAAACAGCAGAGCGATTACCACCAGGGCTCCACCGGCCACTCCCACGCTGCGTGGCGGCCGTAATTGCGTGTTGCCCCAAAAGCCAGCCATGCTGCCGAGCCCGGCCCCGAGCAGAAGCGTAAGAATGGCAGCCGGCAGGCTTACCAGCAGAATAGTGCGGGCTCCCTGCACCAGAGCCCGGGCTACATCCTGGCCTTGCGGATCAGTGCCCAGCCAGTGTGAGGGCAGAAAGGGAGGCTGACTGGTATGCAGCAAATCGGGGGGTAGCAGAGAGTCGGGAGCCAGTAGGGCTGCGGTTGCTACCCCGGCCAGCCACCCGAAGGCCAACACTTGTAACCAACTGCGGGAAGGACTGCTCTGCCGTTTCATGCTTGCAGCCTGATGCGTGGATCCGTGAGCAGGTACAGGGCATCGGCCAGCAGCTGGGCTAGTACCCGGGCTACCACTACCAGCGTTACGCCACCCAGCAGCACTGGGTAGTCCTGGGTGGCTGCGGCCTCCGCCAGTAAGCGGCCCATACCGGGCAAGGCAAACAGCACTTCCACTACCACAGCCCCGGCTACCAGGTTCGGCAGCAGCTCCGTTAGTAGCGTAATGGTGGGCAGCAGGGCGTTGCGCAAAGCATGCCTCCACACAACCCGGCCCGGAGCAGCGCCCTTGGCCCGGGCCGTTACCACGTAAGGCTGCCGTAGTTCGCGCTGCAGGGCCGCATCCAGCTGAATGGTCAGGGCGGGTGCGCTTACCAGTACCAGGCTGCAAACCGGGAGGGCCAAATAATACAGCAGGCGGCCCGGTGCCTGCCACCAGGTAGCCGGATCTTCCTCCACACCCAGGCCAAAGGCCGGAAACCAAGCCAGAAAATCAGGGTTGGCAAACAGCATGAGCAGGCCCGTAGCTACCAGAAACAGGGGGGCGGCCTGCACGACGTGGAGCAGGGAGAGCAGCGTGGTCCGGATGGCGGGGTAGCGCCCGTTAACGCCGGTAGCCAGCCCCACACTGACCACCGCACTGAGCAGGGCAGCCAGCACGGTTAGGGGTAGGGTGTAGCGCAGGGCCTCCAGCAGTAAGGTGCTCACTGGGGCTCCACTGCGGTAAGAGGTACCCAACTGGCCCTGCAGCAGGCTGGCTGCCCACACATGGTATTGATTGGCGGACCCTTGCCACTGCCAGCCGTGGGCTGCGTCAAACGACACGTAAAACAACGGCAAATCGAGGCCAGCCCGGTGCAGCAGCTGTCGGGTAAGCTGCTCGCGTTCGGCAATCTGAATGCGGCTGTCAGCCTCTAGGGCGGTTTGCACGTAGCTGGAGGCATCGGTGATGCCCCGGGTCAGCAGAAACAGGCCTGATAGTACCAGCCAAGCCGTAACCAGGTTTCTGCCAACATAGCGCCACACCGTCGGAGCCTTCATACGCCGTTAGCGGGTAGCTACTTTCGTTTCCAGCCGGATGCGGTTGGCGTCGTAGCCGGGAACCAGGCCCGTAACCGGTAGCGGCCCGAGGCGGCGCGAGGCAGCTACGCGGTACCGCATAAAATAGAGCACGGAGAAAGGACGCTCGTAGGCCAAGACACGCTGAAACTTGCGCAACAGCCGCGCTTTCTGCGCTGGGTTAGTAGCCACGGCTATGGCCTCAATCAGACGGTCTGTCTGGGGCGTTGAAAAGCCGGAGGTATTACCGTTGCCAAGGCCCCTGGAGTGCAGCAGAGGCGTAAAATCATACGAAAACGGATTGCCGGCCAACTGCCGGATATTCATGTCAAACTCCCCAGCCCGCAATTGCCGGCTCAGCAACGACTGTTCCGTGGGGTGCAGCTGCACTGAGATGCCCAGGGCGGCGGCCGCGCTTCTGAACTGCAAGGCTACCGTTTCAAAGCTCGGCTCACCGGCCCGATAGCTAAGGGCTAGCTGCAGGCGCTCCGGAGTAGCCTGCGGACCCTGGCGCTGCCAGCTGCCATCAGCCTGCCGCTGCCACCGGGCTTGGCGTAACAGGGCTGCCGCGCGGGCCGGGCTAAAAGAAGGCAAAGGCAGACTGTCGTTGTAGTAGGGCGTAATCCGTGGGCTGATGGGGCCTATGCTGGGGGCGGCTGCGCCTTGTTGAGTAGCCCTGATAAGGGCCGGAATATCAAACAGGTGCGTTAAGGCCTGCCTGGTAATAGCGTCACGCAGGGCAGGCCGCCGAACATTGAAGTTGGCCGCCAGAAATTCATAGGAATCGGTGGTGTAGAAGTGCAGTCGGGTCCGGTCGGGCGCGGCTTCCTGGAGCCGGGCAAACTCGGCGGCCGGCATAAGTGCGTACAAATCTATTTCGCCGCGGCGCAGCGCCATGGTAGCCGTAGTAGCGTCCGGAATTATCTGATAGGTAAGCCGGGGCGGGAAGGCCTGCAATTCGGGCGGGGCCACCGGCAGGGTATCGGCCCACCAGCGCGCTTTGCGCCGCAGGGTAAGGTAGCGGCCGGGTTGCCAGGCCGTGAGGGCG is a genomic window containing:
- a CDS encoding ABC transporter permease; this encodes MKAPTVWRYVGRNLVTAWLVLSGLFLLTRGITDASSYVQTALEADSRIQIAEREQLTRQLLHRAGLDLPLFYVSFDAAHGWQWQGSANQYHVWAASLLQGQLGTSYRSGAPVSTLLLEALRYTLPLTVLAALLSAVVSVGLATGVNGRYPAIRTTLLSLLHVVQAAPLFLVATGLLMLFANPDFLAWFPAFGLGVEEDPATWWQAPGRLLYYLALPVCSLVLVSAPALTIQLDAALQRELRQPYVVTARAKGAAPGRVVWRHALRNALLPTITLLTELLPNLVAGAVVVEVLFALPGMGRLLAEAAATQDYPVLLGGVTLVVVARVLAQLLADALYLLTDPRIRLQA
- a CDS encoding ABC transporter substrate-binding protein, whose amino-acid sequence is MKHLLLGLVLLVWAGLGLSACSPTATSAEAVRIRWARDPDNLDPLLVDNPSAFEVINLLHCSLLKGNEAQNRFVPWLAEAQPTTRPLGDSLLLVTYRLRPQATWDNGSPVLARDVAFTLKVMNCPGLPIERDQATFGFIRDIELDANNPRQFTLVCAGQSGGDRVSISGDFSILPEYVLDPRGALRGVPLPQMALPRFRPVVQAFARRYQALNLARHPERLPGCGAYALTAWQPGRYLTLRRKARWWADTLPVAPPELQAFPPRLTYQIIPDATTATMALRRGEIDLYALMPAAEFARLQEAAPDRTRLHFYTTDSYEFLAANFNVRRPALRDAITRQALTHLFDIPALIRATQQGAAAPSIGPISPRITPYYNDSLPLPSFSPARAAALLRQARWQRQADGSWQRQGPQATPERLQLALSYRAGEPSFETVALQFRSAAAALGISVQLHPTEQSLLSRQLRAGEFDMNIRQLAGNPFSYDFTPLLHSRGLGNGNTSGFSTPQTDRLIEAIAVATNPAQKARLLRKFQRVLAYERPFSVLYFMRYRVAASRRLGPLPVTGLVPGYDANRIRLETKVATR
- a CDS encoding ABC transporter permease, with the translated sequence MKRQSSPSRSWLQVLAFGWLAGVATAALLAPDSLLPPDLLHTSQPPFLPSHWLGTDPQGQDVARALVQGARTILLVSLPAAILTLLLGAGLGSMAGFWGNTQLRPPRSVGVAGGALVVIALLFAAPLLAWGAAGFGGLLAAGALLGWALHRTPWGRRPWLLPADALVTGLIVLLDSVPLLILVLLVAAVQRPSVGGLVLLMTLTCWTTPARLMRAATLQAREQTYVEAARAAGLSDWQLLRRHIWPVTWPVVLVRIPLTVALLIGLETTLSFLGVGLPPDTPSWGRLLAGIRQSPTAWWLLAWPGVTLIFTIVSLQYLSRQKT